In Herbiconiux sp. SALV-R1, the genomic window GTCTTAGTGACCGGGGATCCCCAGATGACGTCTGCCGACTTGACTGGTTCTCTTGGTGCGGCGGAGAGCAGGTCGTGGGCGGAGGCGAAGGTGGTGTGGTAGTCCATCAGTCGGTTCCGATCAGAGGCGGAGCGCGGCTTCCCGAGTGATCTCGGCGAAGGCGAGGCCGACGGGACGCAGTTCATCCACTGGGATGCGAGCGGGGGTGTCGGACGGATGGAAGAGATACATCTGGCCGCAGACCATGCTGACGACCGGGATGCCGGCGTCGGCGAAGTAGTAGGCGTCGGAGATGATCTCGTCGGGCTGGAACTCGTAGGGCGTGTCCGAGTCGTGGGGTGAGGAGTCCACGGGGAGGAGCATGGATCGGGTGACGTTGTGGCGGACGAGAGCGTCCCACACGACGTCCTTGAGCCCTGATGAGTCGGTGACGTAGATCATGCGGGGCTCCACGAGCCCGGTCTCGACGGCGTTGTTGTCGGCGTCGAGCTCGACCTCCTTCCCGACATGCTCGATGCAGACATCCAGAAGGAGCCGCCGGCCTTCAGCTTCGCGTTCGTTGAGGAACGCGTGGTGGGCGCTGTAGCCGGTGAAGTGCGTATCGGTTGCGGCGAACATCAGCGTCTTGGGTCGTTCCGCGTCGGGTGTGCGGGCGAAGTACGAGGCGAGAGCGAGAACCTCGGAGACACCGGACGCGTCTTGGACGGCCCCCTGCCAGACCGCGTCGTGGTGAGAGTGAATGAGGATCGTGTCCTCCGACTGACCTGGGAGGACGCCGGTGACGTTCAGTGCGGGCTTCATCTCGTACGTGACGTCGACGATCAGCGATGCCGGCGCGGCCCCGTCGCCGTCTTCGATGGCCGCGCGAATCGTCTCGCCGTCCTTCCGCGACACCCAGACGGCGGGGATGCGCATGAAGTCGGCGCCGAAGCCTGCGCCGTTCTCGGTGTAGTCCTCGTTGTAGTTGTAGGCATCCATGTAGTTCATGAGGATGCCGACGAATCCGGCCGCGCCAGCTTGTTGGGCGCGGAAGTAGTTGTCCGGGAAGTTGTTCGGGGAGTAGATGTCGAACTTGTGAGCCTTGGTGTCCAGGGTCGACTTCGGGTCGAAGACCTGAGCCCGCGGGTGGTTCTGCAGCGTCGTCTTCAGGCTGAGGGGTAGGAACTCGATGTCGCTGACGACGATCTTGCCGGCGACATCGCGACCGTCGAAGTCGCCGGCGTCGCCACGACCGACGTAGACGACCTCGGCACCGTCTCCCTGGATCTCCGTGCGGAACTGGCCGATCTCCGCGCGGCGGCCCGTCGCATTCGCCCAGAAGGACTCGATGACGGTCCCCGCCACGGACAGCTCCTGCTCGCGCACATCCGCGCATGCTGTAAGTGATTCCTCGATCTGAACGTTGTGGAGATCGAACTCACGGAACCGCTCGGCGATGTACTCGGCCGATGCTCGCCCCTGGGGCGTGCCGGTCCTCCGGTGGCCGAGGGACGCGAGGTCCTCGATCCAGCCGAAGATCTGTTCTCCGGATGGGAACTCGGTCGGGTTGGTGTCGTTCATGGTCATCCTTCGGTGTTCGGGGAGGTCGAGTTGAGAAGCGGCCGGAGGTGAGCCCAGGGATAGGCGGATTCGATCGCGGCGGCGGCTTTGAGTACGGTGTCGTCGCGTCCGTGCGCCGCCGCGATCTGGAGGCCGACGGGCAGTCCGTCCTTCGTGAAGCCCGCGGGGATGCTGATCGCGGGGTATCCGGCATGTGCGATCGCTTCGGTCAACAACTGGTTCTCCAGCATCGGATCGACGAGTTGCCGACCGTTGATCGCGGTGGGGAACCCGTGGTGGGCGGGGTGGGGGAACGCTGGAGACGAGGTCGTCGGCCAGACCAGGACGTCGTACTTCTGGAACACATCGGCGAACGCGTTGTGGATCGCCGTCCGGGTCGTGAGGAAGGCGTCGGCTGCTTGCAGCGAGGTCGTCTGTTCCGCTCGTCGCACGAGCGGGTATTGCTCTCGAGCTGCATCATCTACGCGGCCGTCGAGGAGGTCGTGCACGATCTCGAGTGCGATGATCGGGCTCCAGTACGCGTAGAAGTAGTCGATCGGATCCGGGAGGACGAGGGATACCTCGTCGACGTTGTCGCCATGGTCACGACTGATCTTTCCGACGAGCTCCGCGATGACACGAGCGGTTTCACGGGCGATCGGGCCGCGACCGAGATCGGGGCTGAAAGCGATGCGCACACCGTGCAGCGATGCTTCTGTCAGACCGCGGCCGAAATCGACGCCCGACTCGAGCAGTGAGACAGGGTCGTACGGGTCGGGACCATGTGTGACGGAGA contains:
- a CDS encoding M28 family peptidase gives rise to the protein MNDTNPTEFPSGEQIFGWIEDLASLGHRRTGTPQGRASAEYIAERFREFDLHNVQIEESLTACADVREQELSVAGTVIESFWANATGRRAEIGQFRTEIQGDGAEVVYVGRGDAGDFDGRDVAGKIVVSDIEFLPLSLKTTLQNHPRAQVFDPKSTLDTKAHKFDIYSPNNFPDNYFRAQQAGAAGFVGILMNYMDAYNYNEDYTENGAGFGADFMRIPAVWVSRKDGETIRAAIEDGDGAAPASLIVDVTYEMKPALNVTGVLPGQSEDTILIHSHHDAVWQGAVQDASGVSEVLALASYFARTPDAERPKTLMFAATDTHFTGYSAHHAFLNEREAEGRRLLLDVCIEHVGKEVELDADNNAVETGLVEPRMIYVTDSSGLKDVVWDALVRHNVTRSMLLPVDSSPHDSDTPYEFQPDEIISDAYYFADAGIPVVSMVCGQMYLFHPSDTPARIPVDELRPVGLAFAEITREAALRL
- a CDS encoding amidase, which produces MTSPDEELVFLPATELAAAYRRGTLSPVEVTEAILNRIERLDPQLNAFVTVTADAARAQARHAENTFRAAGDTELPPLLGVPVSVKDLEETAGVRTTYGSTKYADHVPDTDAVIWARLKAAGATLIGKTATPEFGNNSVTESELNGITRNPWNLEMTAGGSSGGAATAAAAGFGPIATGSDGGGSIRVPASFCGVVGLKPSAGRIPFNDRKNAYEEVTTTGPLTRTVADAALALSVTHGPDPYDPVSLLESGVDFGRGLTEASLHGVRIAFSPDLGRGPIARETARVIAELVGKISRDHGDNVDEVSLVLPDPIDYFYAYWSPIIALEIVHDLLDGRVDDAAREQYPLVRRAEQTTSLQAADAFLTTRTAIHNAFADVFQKYDVLVWPTTSSPAFPHPAHHGFPTAINGRQLVDPMLENQLLTEAIAHAGYPAISIPAGFTKDGLPVGLQIAAAHGRDDTVLKAAAAIESAYPWAHLRPLLNSTSPNTEG